A segment of the Streptomyces sp. ITFR-21 genome:
CGCGGCAGGCGGTACCGGACGGCATGAAGGAGGTCACGGTGGACGGGGCGGACGGGATGGACGCGCGGCGGACCGAGCGGGAGTTCCTCGCCGCGTACGACCCGCGGGCCTTCGACCCCATCGCCGTCACCGTGGACGTGGTGGCGCTGACCCTGCGCGCCGACCGGCTGCACGTGCTGTCGGTGCGGCGCGGCGGGCCGCCGTACGCGGGGGAGTGGGCACTGCCCGGCGGCTTCGTCCGGGCCGGCCGCGAGTCGCTGGACGAGGCCGCCACCCGCGAACTCGCCGAGGAGACCGGCCTGGAGGCGTCCACGCTCGGCCGGGTCCACCTCGAACAGCTCGGCTCCTACGGCCGCCCCGACCGCGACCCGCGGATGCACGTGGTGTCGGTGGCCTACCTCGCCTTCGCCCCCGGCCTGCCCGACGCCGAGGCCGGGAGCGACGCGGTCGGCGCCGCCTGGCTCCCGGTGGAAGCGATGTCCTCCGGTGGGCAACCGGGGACGGCGGGTCCGCGTCCCATCGAACAGGGTCGGCGGCCCGGGGCCCACGGGGGTGGTGCCGGCCGCCGGCCCCTGCCCACGCTGCCCGGTGGCACCCGGCTGGCCTTCGACCACCGGGACATCCTCGCCGACGGCCTGGAACGCGCCCGTGCCAAGATCGAGTACACCCCGCTGGCCACCGCGTTCCTCCCCGAGAGCTTCACCATCACCGAGTTGCGGGCCGTCTACGAGACGGTGTGGGGCGCGCCGCTGCACGCCGGCAACTTCCACCGCAAGGTGCTCTCGGTGCCCGGCTTCGTGGAGTCCACCGGCGGGACCGACGCCCGCCCGGGCAGTAGAGGCGGTCCCCGGGCCCGCCTCTACCGCGCGGGCGACGCCACCTTGCTGCACCCGCCGCTGCTGCGCCCCGACCGGGAGGCGGCCATCCGATGACCGCCGTCCGCGGACCGATCCGCAGCTTCGACGACGCACTGGCCGCCCTGCCGGCCGGCTTCCCCGCCGACGCCGACGCGGCGTTCCGGCACCACCGCCGGCTCGCCCGCCTGCTGGACCCCGCCACCGCGCCGCCCGGCCGCACCGACCAGGCCGCCGCCGCCTTCGCCCGGCTCAGCCGCGCCTGGCAGGCCCGGTCCGCCGACCTGCCGGTCCTCACCTCCCCCCGCCACGCCTACGTCCTCGGCCCGGCCCTGGCCGCCGGCGACCTCACCACCGTGCGCACCGCCCACTACCAGCACGACGGCCACCACCGCGAAGCCGTGCTCAAGATCCCGCGGCGACCGCGTGACAACGACCTGATGGCCCATGAGGCCGCGGTCCTCACCCGCCTCGACACCGTCGGCGAGCCCCGCCACCGCGCCTACGCGCCGACCCTGGTCGAAAGCCTCCGGGACCGCGCCGCCGACGGCACCGAACGCGTAATCAACGTCCTCGAACCCCTCACCGGCTTCCACACCCTCGCCCAGGTCGCCGCCGCCCATCCCGGCGGGCTGGACCCGCGCGACGCCGCCTGGATATGGCGGCGGCTGCTGACCGCGCTCGGCTGGATCCACCGCGCCCGCCTGGTGCACGGCGCGGTCTTCCCCGAGCACGTCCTCATCCACCCCGGGCTGCACGGCCTGGTGCTCGCCGACTGGTGCTACGCGACCGCCACCGGCACCCACGTACCCGTCATCGTCGACCGGTACCGCGACCGCTACCCACCGGAGATCCACGACCGCGCACCGGCCTCGGCGGCCACCGACATCCACCTCGCCTCCTCCTGCGTCGCGGAACTGATGGGCCCCCAGGCGCCGCCGCCGCTGCGGGCCTTCCTGCGCGGCTGCACGCTGCCGCGGCAGACCAGCCGCCCCCAGGACGCCTGGGGACTGCTCGCCGAACTCGACGAACTCCTCGACCGGCTTTACGGGCCGCGCACCTTCCGCCCGTTCACCGTGCCGACCGCACCTGACATCTGAACCCACCATTCACCCAGGGGGAATCCACCATGGGCAGCGGAAACTGGTCCACCGACGTCTACGACGCCGCCACGCGCTACCGTGCCGCCTCCGGCACCGGCGCCTTCGCCTACAGCGACCGCGTCACCAACTCGGCGCCCCGCAACAGCTGGCGCGCCCACCAGAGCCTCGACCCGCACGGCCTGACCGTCCGGGAGAGCCGCGACTCCGCCGAGCACCCCACCTCGCTCGCCATCTCCGTGCTCTTCGACGTCACCGGCTCGATGGGCGGCGTCCCCCGGGTGCTGCAGACCCGACTCCCCGACCTGTTCGGACTGCTGCTCCGCAAGGGCTACGTCGAGCACCCGCAGATCCTGTTCGGCGCGGTCGGCGACGCCACCTGCGACCGCGTCCCGCTCCAGCTCGGCCAGTTCGAGTCCGACAACCGGATGGACGACGACCTCGGCAACATCCTGCTGGAGGGCGGAGGCGGCGGCCAGATGACCGAGTCCTACGAACTCGCGCTCTACGCCATGGCCCGGCACACCGCCCTGGACTGCCACGAGAAGCGCGGCCGGCGCGGCTACCTCTTCCTCATCGGCGACGAGCTGCCCTACGGCAAGGTCAAGGCCCGCGAGGTCCGCGACGTCCTCGGCGAGAAGATCCCCCGCGACATCCCCGTGCAGGAGATCCTCGCCGAACTCCAGCGCAAATTCCACGTCTTCTACATCCTGCCGGCCGGCACCTCCTACGCCGGCAACCGCGAGGTCCTGAGCGCGTGGCGGGGGCTCCTCGGCCAGAACGTCATCGAACTCGACGACCTCGACGCGGTCTGCGAGACCATCGCCCTCACCGTCGGCCTCGGCGAGGAGGCGATCGACCTCGCCCAGGGGCTCGCCGACCTGCGCGACATCGGCTCCGCGGCGGTCGACTCCGTCGCCAGGGCCCTCCGGTAGGCCGCCGCGCACCGGCATCCCGGAAGGAACGCGCATGCACAAGCTCGTGGTCGACCTCGGGTTCGGCGACGCCGGCAAGGGCGCGACGGTCAGCCACCTGTGCCGCACCGCCGGCCGCGAGGTCGCCGCCGTGGTCCGCTTCAACGGCGGCGCCCAGGCCGCGCACAACGTCGTGACCGCCGACGGCCGCCACCACACCTTCGCCCAGTTCGGCGCCGGCACCCTGCACGGCGTCCCCACCCACCTGTCCCGCTTCACCCGCGTCGACCCGCTGGCCCTCACCGCCGAGGCCGACCACCTGCGGAGCCTCGGCGTACCCGACCCGTACGCCCTGCTGAGCGTCGACCGCCGGGCGCTGCTGACCACCCCCTACCACGCCGCCGCCAACCGGCTGCGCGAACAGGCCCGCGGTGGCGCCCGGCACGGCTCCTGCGGCATGGGCGTGGGCGAGACCACCGCCTACGCCCTCGCCCACCCCGAAAACGCGCCCACCGCGGGCGACTGCGCCGACCGGCCACGCCTGCTGCGCCGACTGCGCCTGCTGCGCGACCGGCTCACCGACGAGCTGGGTCCGCTGCCCGCACCGCCGGTGGAGACCTGCGCCGAGGTGTACGCCGCCTTCGCCCGCGCGGTCACCCTCACCGACCAGCGGGACTTCCACCGCCTGGTCCGCCGGGGCCCGTTGGTCTTCGAGGGCGCCCAGGGCGCGCTGCTCGACGAGTGGCACGGCTTCCACCCGTACACCACCTGGTCCACCACCACCTTCGACAACGCCGAGACCCTGCTCGCCGAAGCGGGCGCCCCCGACGGGGCGCTGCGCATCGGCGTCGTCCGCACCTACACCACCCGGCACGGCCCCGGCCCGCTGGTCACCGAGGATCCCGAGCTCGTCCCCCTGCTGCCGGAGCCGCACAACGACCACGGCCGCTGGCAGGGCGCCTTCCGCGTCGGCCACTTCGACGCCGTCGCCCACCGCTACGCGGTCGAGGTCTGCGGAGGAGTGGACGCCCTGGCCGTCACCCATCTCGACGCCCCCACCCGCAGCCGCGGCCTGCGGATCTGCCGCGCCTACGGCATCGACGGACAGCTGGTGGAACACCTGCCGGCCGGGCCGCCCGGCGACCTCGTCCGCCAGGCCGAGCTCACCGGCCGGCTGCTCAGAGCCCGGCCCGCGCTGTGGGACACCCCGGGCCGCGACCCCCGGCGGTGGAGCGAGGCCATCACCGCACTGCTCGGTGCCCCCGTACTGCTGGAATCCGCCGGACCCGCCCGGCAGACGCTGCGGTCCGCCGCGGCCGTCGCCGGGCCGGGTCCGATCGGATAGGGTCCACCCCGTGCTGAAGGACTCCCACTGCTCCGCCTGCGGAGCGCCGTTCCCGGCCGGCGCCGACTGGCCCCGCACCTGCCCCTCCTGCGCGACGGTCGCCTACCGCAACCCGCTGCCGGTCGCGGTGGCCCTGCTGCCCGTCCGCGGCACGGACGGCACCGGACTGGTCGTCATCCGCCGCGCCATCCAGCCCCGGCTCGGCCGGCTCGCCCTGCCCGGCGGCTTCATCGACTTCGGCGAGAGCTGGCAGGAGGCGGTCGTCCGCGAGCTGGCGGAGGAGACCGGCATCGCCGCGTCCGCCGCCGACGTGGTCCTCGCCGACGCCCTCACCGACAGCCCCGGCGGCTACCTGCTGCTCTTCGGGCTGCTGCCGGTGCGCGACGCCGCCGAACTCCCCCCGTCCAGGCCCACCGACGAGACCGACGGCCACCGACTCCTCGCCGAACCCGCCGAACTGGGCTTCGAACTGCACACCGAGGCCGTACGCCGCTGGTTCGCCGGGGACTACGCCGCCCCCCGCACCCGCACCCGGTAGCCGGGCTCCCCGCCGCCGTCGCGCTCCACCACCACCTCGCCGTCCACCCAGCGGGACACGAACCGCTCCATCCGCGGCGCACCCCACCCCTCCGGGTCCCCGGTGAACACCACCCCGCTCCCGGTACGCCCCTCGGCCGGCGCCCACACCTCCAGCTCGACCTCGCCGTCCGCCCCGGCCACCGGCAGTATCGACCCCGCCTTGGCCAGCACCGGGATACGCGCCAGCGGCGCGTCCAGCCGCACCTGCCCGCGACCGCGGTAGGCCGCCCCGCTCGCGGTGTCGTACCAGCGCCCGCGCGGCAGCCGGATCTCCCGCGCCACCGACCCCGGCCTCATCACCGGCGCCACCAGCAGCGCGTCGCCCAGCAGGAACGCGTCCCCGCACTCCCGCAGCGCCCGGTCCCCCGGCGAGCCCCACCACAGCGGCCGAACGTATGGGGCGCCGGTACTGCGCGCGACGTGGGAGAGTGTCTCCAGGTACGGCAGCAGGCGCATCCGCCCGGCCAGCGACTCCCGGGCGTGGCCCAGCACCTCCGCGCCGAACTCCCACGGCTCGCGCCGCCCGCCGAAGATCGCCGAGTGGGTGCGGAAGAACGGCAGATACGCGCCCATCTGGAACCACCGCAGATACAGCTCCGGCGACGGCGTACCGGTGAAACCGCCCACGTCAGGACCCGAGTACGGAACCCCGCACAACCCCAGGCCCAGCACCAGCGCCAGCGACGCCCGCAGCCCCTCCCAGCCGGTCGCCACGTCCCCCGACCAACTGCCGCCGTATCGCTGCATACCCGCCCACCCGGAGCGGGAGAACAGGAACGGCCGCTGCTCGGGCCGCAGCCGGCGCAGCCCCTCGTACCCGGCGCGGGCCATCCCCAGCGCGTACACGTTGTGCGCCTCGCGGTG
Coding sequences within it:
- a CDS encoding NUDIX hydrolase — encoded protein: MDARRTEREFLAAYDPRAFDPIAVTVDVVALTLRADRLHVLSVRRGGPPYAGEWALPGGFVRAGRESLDEAATRELAEETGLEASTLGRVHLEQLGSYGRPDRDPRMHVVSVAYLAFAPGLPDAEAGSDAVGAAWLPVEAMSSGGQPGTAGPRPIEQGRRPGAHGGGAGRRPLPTLPGGTRLAFDHRDILADGLERARAKIEYTPLATAFLPESFTITELRAVYETVWGAPLHAGNFHRKVLSVPGFVESTGGTDARPGSRGGPRARLYRAGDATLLHPPLLRPDREAAIR
- a CDS encoding NUDIX hydrolase, whose amino-acid sequence is MKDSHCSACGAPFPAGADWPRTCPSCATVAYRNPLPVAVALLPVRGTDGTGLVVIRRAIQPRLGRLALPGGFIDFGESWQEAVVRELAEETGIAASAADVVLADALTDSPGGYLLLFGLLPVRDAAELPPSRPTDETDGHRLLAEPAELGFELHTEAVRRWFAGDYAAPRTRTR
- a CDS encoding adenylosuccinate synthetase — its product is MHKLVVDLGFGDAGKGATVSHLCRTAGREVAAVVRFNGGAQAAHNVVTADGRHHTFAQFGAGTLHGVPTHLSRFTRVDPLALTAEADHLRSLGVPDPYALLSVDRRALLTTPYHAAANRLREQARGGARHGSCGMGVGETTAYALAHPENAPTAGDCADRPRLLRRLRLLRDRLTDELGPLPAPPVETCAEVYAAFARAVTLTDQRDFHRLVRRGPLVFEGAQGALLDEWHGFHPYTTWSTTTFDNAETLLAEAGAPDGALRIGVVRTYTTRHGPGPLVTEDPELVPLLPEPHNDHGRWQGAFRVGHFDAVAHRYAVEVCGGVDALAVTHLDAPTRSRGLRICRAYGIDGQLVEHLPAGPPGDLVRQAELTGRLLRARPALWDTPGRDPRRWSEAITALLGAPVLLESAGPARQTLRSAAAVAGPGPIG
- a CDS encoding molecular chaperone DnaJ, which produces MTAVRGPIRSFDDALAALPAGFPADADAAFRHHRRLARLLDPATAPPGRTDQAAAAFARLSRAWQARSADLPVLTSPRHAYVLGPALAAGDLTTVRTAHYQHDGHHREAVLKIPRRPRDNDLMAHEAAVLTRLDTVGEPRHRAYAPTLVESLRDRAADGTERVINVLEPLTGFHTLAQVAAAHPGGLDPRDAAWIWRRLLTALGWIHRARLVHGAVFPEHVLIHPGLHGLVLADWCYATATGTHVPVIVDRYRDRYPPEIHDRAPASAATDIHLASSCVAELMGPQAPPPLRAFLRGCTLPRQTSRPQDAWGLLAELDELLDRLYGPRTFRPFTVPTAPDI